A genomic stretch from Erigeron canadensis isolate Cc75 chromosome 9, C_canadensis_v1, whole genome shotgun sequence includes:
- the LOC122583718 gene encoding bark storage protein A-like translates to MKSNSTIGYSNLLIHLILLLAIALLANGALFGKTKHMIDKANKKGPYIGIVIPNLFEMNPLLNYPEYKSSKLIIDAGGRRFRFGSIGNKQVILVMTGLGMLNSGVTTQLLLSLFDIIGVVHYGIAGNANPSLNIGDVAIPHSWAHSALWSWQRFGNGPDDELPLEANGDYTREIGYLNFADYSTISNGENLLNNIWYQPEEIFPVDGVPEERQHAFWVPIDPTYFNLAKTLESLELQGCLNATTCLSIPPKVTTVERGTSASIYLDNTAYRNFIYNKFNISPVEMESAAVALISYQQRVPFIVIRALSDLAGGGEHSNEADTFIDLAANNSVKVAVEFIKLIPSPKKISSILSV, encoded by the exons atgaagagtaATAGTACTATTGGATATTCTAATTTGCTCATTCATCTTATTTTACTTTTGGCCATAGCTTTGCTAGCCAATGGTGCATTGTTTGGTAAAACCAAACACATGATTGATAAGGCTAACAAGAAAGGGCCTTACATTGGCATTGTGATTCCTAACCTCTTTGAAATGAACCCGCTTCTTAATTATCCTGAATATAAGTCCAGTAAGCTCATCATTGATGCAGGAG GAAGGAGATTTCGATTTGGTTCAATTGGGAACAAACAAGTAATTTTGGTCATGACTGGTTTAGGCATG CTTAATTCAGGAGTTACAACCCAACTATTGTTGAGCTTATTTGACATAATTGGTGTAGTACATTATGGAATAGCTGGTAATGCAAACCCTTCACTTAATATTGGAGATGTTGCCATTCCTCATTCTTGGGCTCACTCTGCCCTTTGGAGTTGGCAG AGATTTGGAAATGGTCCGGATGATGAATTGCCGCTTGAAGCGAATGGTGATTATACTAGAGAAATTGGTTACCTAAACTTTGCTGATTATTCTACCATCTCTAATGGTGAAAATCTTTTGAACAACATTTGGTATCAACCGGAGGAAATTTTCCCGGTCGATGGAGTACCGGAAGAGAGACAACATGCCTTTTGGGTTCCCATTGATCCTACTTATTTCAATCTAGCCAAAACTCTAGAG TCATTGGAACTACAAGGGTGCCTCAATGCAACAACATGTTTATCTATACCGCCAAAGGTCACGACCGTTGAACGAGGAACGAGTGCGAGTATTTACCTGGACAACACCGCCTACCGAAATTTCATTTACAACAAATTCAACATCAGCCCCGTGGAGATGGAAAGTGCCGCGGTGGCTCTCATCTCTTACCAACAAAGAGTACCATTCATTGTAATCAGGGCACTTTCTGATCTTGCTGGGGGCGGTGAACACTCTAACGAGGCTGATACGTTCATTGACCTTGCTGCTAATAATTCCGTCAAAGTTGCTGTGGAGTTTATCAAGTTGATCCCATCTCCTAAAAAGATTTCCTCCATCCTGAGCGTTTAG
- the LOC122583719 gene encoding flavonol 3-sulfotransferase-like → MLSPIAFYSPIAIATEDEEKARKAKMSIIIERYKDRVSVLHKHKTWNNTHVYKYEGFWYHRGFWYQSNASFSIEAVMASQDGFQAQPTDVFLASHPKSGTTWLKALAFAIANRTKFNFGPNHPLRTICPHDCVPFIESEAFLNNPSYANGLMATHIPYTSLPKSIISCGCRIVYICRDPKDVLISSWHFMNKLIGNESTPIKLEDAFEYFSKGIITNGSFWDNVVGYRKASLERRGRPDTVLFLVYEEMKKDPKNEVKKLAKFIGHPFTKEEEAKRVVEEIIELCSFEKLSNASTNANDEREDTLSNEIFFRKGIVGDSVNHLTPEMIQILDRITRQKYEGLDIPI, encoded by the coding sequence ATGTTGTCACCTATTGCCTTCTATTCACCCATAGCAATTGCcacagaagatgaagaaaaagcACGAAAGGCAAAAATGTCGATCATCATTGAGCGATATAAGGACAGAGTCTCGGTCCTTCATAAGCACAAGACATGGAACAACACTCATGTGTACAAGTATGAGGGTTTTTGGTATCACCGAGGCTTTTGGTATCAATCGAATGCCAGCTTCTCTATTGAAGCGGTTATGGCATCCCAAGATGGTTTCCAAGCTCAACCAACCGATGTTTTCTTGGCAAGTCATCCAAAATCCGGCACAACATGGCTAAAGGCCCTTGCCTTTGCTATTGCAAACAGAACAAAGTTTAATTTTGGTCCAAACCACCCATTGCGTACCATTTGCCCACATGATTGTGTCCCTTTCATTGAGTCTGAGGCGTTCTTAAACAACCCTTCCTACGCCAATGGCCTCATGGCCACTCATATTCCTTATACTTCTTTGCCCAAATCCATCATTAGTTGTGGTTGTCGGATTGTTTATATATGTAGAGATCCTAAAGATGTGCTCATTTCTTCTTGGCACTTTATGAACAAGTTGATAGGCAACGAATCTACTCCAATAAAACTGGAAGATGCATTTGAGTATTTTAGTAAAGGTATTATTACAAATGGATCTTTTTGGGATAATGTGGTAGGATATCGGAAGGCTAGTCTTGAAAGACGTGGTCGACCAGACACGGTGTTGTTCTTGGTCTACGAGGAAATGAAAAAGGATCCAAAGAATGAGGTAAAGAAATTGGCCAAGTTCATAGGTCACCCTTTTACAAAAGAGGAGGAAGCTAAACGAGTCGTGGAAGAAATAATAGAGCTATGTAGTTTTGAGAAGCTAAGCAATGCGAGTACTAATGCAAACGATGAAAGGGAGGACACACTATCGAATGAAATATTCTTTAGAAAAGGCATAGTTGGAGATTCAGTCAATCATCTTACGCCTGAAATGATCCAGATTTTGGATAGAATAACTAgacaaaaatatgaaggttTAGATATCCCAatttaa
- the LOC122583720 gene encoding bark storage protein A-like, with protein MKYAKLFIISSVVVSVFLIVLLPRAANGEVFGETKNMIDKANAKGPYIGIVIPNLFVMNPFLNYPEFKSSEPVIDVGGRRFRFGSIGNKQVVMVMTGLGMLNAGVTTQLLLSLFNIEGVVHYGIAGNSNPSLNIGDVTIPRYWSHSGLWSWQRYRDGLENSLPFEENGDYTRDIGNLKFGNYSTNRESQNLLNSIWYQPEEVFPVDGSPEERQHAFWIPVDPLYFELAKDLESMALVGCVDATTCLSTSPKVTTVERGTSASIYLDNAAYRSFIYYKFNISPVDMESAAVALVCYQQRVPFIVIRALSELAGGDEHPNKADTFFTLAANNSVKVAVEFIKLIPSPKKISSGPLLISSI; from the exons ATGAAATATGCTAAGCTTTTTATCATATCATCAGTTGTTGTTTCGGTTTTTCTTATCGTTTTGTTGCCTCGAGCAGCCAATGGGGAAGTTTTCggagaaacaaaaaacatgatagaTAAAGCCAACGCGAAGGGACCTTATATTGGAATTGTCATCCCCAACCTCTTTGTAATGAACCCTTTTCTGAACTATCCAGAATTCAAATCTAGTGAACCCGTAATAGATGTTggag GAAGGAGATTTCGGTTTGGATCTATTGGCAACAAACAAGTTGTCATGGTCATGACTGGTTTGGGCATG CTTAATGCAGGAGTTACAACACAATTATTATTGAGTTTGTTTAACATAGAAGGAGTTGTGCATTATGGAATTGCTGGAAACTCAAACCCATCACTTAATATTGGGGATGTTACCATTCCTCGTTATTGGTCACACTCTGGTCTTTGGAGTTGGCAG AGGTATAGAGATGGTTTAGAAAACTCATTACCTTTTGAAGAGAACGGAGACTATACTCGAGATATCGGCAATCTGAAATTTGGAAATTATTCTACCAATCGCGAGTCTCAAAACCTATTAAACAGCATTTGGTACCAACCGGAGGAAGTTTTTCCGGTTGATGGATCACCTGAGGAGAGACAACATGCCTTTTGGATACCTGTTGATCCTCTTTATTTCGAACTTGCCAAAGATCTCGAG TCGATGGCATTAGTAGGATGTGTTGATGCAACAACTTGCTTATCTACCTCTCCAAAGGTGACTACCGTAGAACGCGGAACAAGTGCTAGCATTTACCTTGACAACGCGGCCTATCGAAGCTTCATTTACTATAAATTCAATATCAGCCCGGTGGACATGGAAAGCGCCGCAGTGGCACTCGTTTGTTACCAACAAAGGGTGCCTTTCATTGTAATCAGGGCACTATCTGAGCTTGCTGGTGGTGATGAACACCCCAATAAGGCCGATACATTCTTTACCCTTGCGGCTAATAACTCTGTTAAAGTTGCAGTTGAGTTTATCAAGTTGATTCCATCTCCTAAGAAGATTTCTTCCGGCCCATTGCTAATTAGCAGCATTTAG
- the LOC122582340 gene encoding exosome complex exonuclease RRP46 homolog: MEVDRADRRTSNQRRPVGCTRGILNRAHGSASWAQGETKVIAAVYGPKAGTKKNENPEKACIEVIWKPKTGQSGKSEREYEMVLKKTLLSICLLNVHPNTTTSVVIQVVHDDGALLPCAINAACAALVDAGFPLKHLAVAICCCIAENGHILLDPSKIEEQKMKAFVYLVFPNSVVSVLPEGSSKPSGEVMEHGIITSVTHGVMAVDDYFSCLKLGRAAAAELSDFLRNSFKSKGGNDPSKAG, translated from the exons ATGGAAGTTGATAGAGCTGATCGGCGGACGTCTAATCAAAGAAGACCGGTGGGCTGTACACGTGGCATACTTAACCGTGCTCATGGCTCTGCTAGTTGGGCTCaag gTGAAACGAAGGTCATTGCCGCGGTGTATGGACCGAAAGCTGGAACTAAGAAGAATGAAAATCCTGAGAAGGCTTGCATTGAAGTAATTTGGAAGCCAAAAACCGGGCAAAGTG GGAAATCTGAGAGGGAGTATGAGATGGTACTTAAGAAAACCTTGCTAAGCATCTGCCTTTTAAATGTTCATCCTAATACAACAACATCAGTCGTAATTCAG GTTGTGCATGATGATGGAGCT CTTCTTCCTTGTGCAATAAATGCAGCTTGTGCTGCTCTTGTAGATGCCGGATTTCCGTTAAAGCATCTTGCTG TTGCAATATGTTGCTGTATAGCTGAAAATGGACATATTTTACTAGACCCAAGTAAGATAGAGGAACAG AAAATGAAGGCATTTGTATATTTGGTTTTCCCAAACTCGGTAGTTTCTGTACTTCCGGAAGGGTCATCAAAACCATCAGGTGAGGTAATGGAGCATGGGATTATCACATCAGTCACTCATGGTGTAATGGCAG TGGATGATTACTTCAGCTGTTTAAAGCTGGGACGTGCCGCTGCAGCTGAGTTGTCTGATTTTCTCAGAAACAGCTTTAAGTCTAAAGGTGGGAATGATCCATCTAAAGCCGGTTGA